A single window of Kitasatospora sp. HUAS MG31 DNA harbors:
- a CDS encoding GNAT family N-acetyltransferase, with translation MTTDASTPDASTPDAWTIAPVPVDHPEAIGLLHRYLDELISRYYGRPAEWSEVLAETADNTDLLDPRGVFLVARSGGEAVACAGVRWLSADTGELTRVFVGAEHRRGGAGARIVGAAERTARARGVRRMLLNTRKDLVEAIALYTRLGYRPTEPYGDDPYAEVWLEKSLVRTPMAPAVPRDVTRPGTAR, from the coding sequence GTGACCACCGACGCCTCCACGCCCGATGCTTCCACGCCCGACGCCTGGACCATCGCCCCCGTCCCGGTCGACCACCCCGAGGCGATCGGCCTCCTGCACCGCTACCTGGACGAGCTGATCAGCCGGTACTACGGCCGGCCCGCCGAGTGGTCCGAGGTGCTGGCGGAGACGGCGGACAACACCGACCTGCTGGACCCGCGCGGGGTGTTCCTGGTGGCTCGGTCCGGCGGCGAGGCGGTGGCCTGCGCGGGGGTGCGCTGGCTGTCGGCGGACACCGGTGAGCTGACCCGGGTCTTCGTCGGCGCCGAGCACCGCCGCGGCGGCGCGGGCGCCCGGATCGTCGGCGCGGCCGAGCGGACCGCCCGCGCCCGGGGCGTCCGGCGGATGCTGCTGAACACCCGTAAGGACCTGGTCGAGGCCATCGCCCTCTACACGCGCCTCGGCTACCGGCCCACCGAGCCGTACGGCGACGACCCGTACGCCGAGGTGTGGTTGGAGAAGTCGCTGGTCCGAACCCCGATGGCGCCGGCGGTCCCACGGGACGTCACCCGGCCCGGTACCGCCCGGTAG
- a CDS encoding lytic transglycosylase domain-containing protein, with protein sequence MLARGKRRAALCLLAAAVAAAPLTGCGKEPEKRPAAAPVAAEASAEPTASESPSASSSPSASPSAGASPSPSASTKAPTAAPSSAKSAAKPVVAAPAPTAKPGPLPPPPPPIAPHTPPLQSSCKPGYEGANEPRTAVDSALAAAAGQTRTLYLSKGGTDRLPPLPANLVRAIAWQESGWQSAIRACDGGIGTMQIMPATVSWMNDKYGTKSDPATLAGNVQLGTQLLDWLVAYFGDYYFAGDYNLAPDPATGRTPPLLDMVIAGYNAGAGNVKYTAVTDQTTGAVSGSVQIPNPGYVANVKALMGQKPWTAPTG encoded by the coding sequence ATGCTCGCGCGAGGGAAGCGCCGTGCGGCGCTCTGCCTGCTGGCCGCGGCGGTCGCCGCCGCCCCGCTCACCGGCTGCGGCAAGGAGCCCGAGAAGCGGCCCGCCGCGGCCCCGGTTGCGGCCGAGGCGAGCGCGGAGCCCACGGCCTCCGAGTCGCCGAGCGCCTCGTCCTCCCCGAGCGCGAGCCCGAGCGCCGGTGCCTCGCCGAGCCCGTCGGCCTCCACCAAGGCCCCGACGGCTGCCCCGAGCAGTGCCAAGTCCGCCGCCAAGCCGGTCGTGGCCGCCCCGGCCCCCACTGCCAAGCCGGGCCCGCTGCCGCCCCCGCCGCCGCCGATCGCCCCGCACACCCCGCCGCTGCAGAGCTCCTGCAAGCCCGGCTACGAGGGCGCCAACGAACCGCGTACGGCCGTCGACAGCGCCCTCGCCGCGGCCGCCGGGCAGACCCGCACCCTGTACCTCAGCAAGGGCGGCACCGACCGTCTCCCGCCGCTCCCCGCCAACCTGGTCAGGGCCATCGCCTGGCAGGAGAGCGGCTGGCAGTCGGCGATCCGCGCCTGCGACGGCGGGATCGGCACCATGCAGATCATGCCCGCCACGGTCTCCTGGATGAACGACAAGTACGGCACCAAGAGCGACCCCGCGACGCTCGCCGGCAACGTCCAGCTCGGCACCCAGCTGCTGGACTGGCTGGTGGCGTACTTCGGCGACTACTACTTCGCCGGGGACTACAACCTCGCGCCGGACCCGGCCACCGGCAGGACTCCCCCGCTCCTCGACATGGTCATCGCCGGCTACAACGCCGGTGCGGGCAACGTGAAGTACACCGCCGTCACCGACCAGACCACCGGCGCCGTCAGCGGCTCGGTGCAGATCCCCAACCCCGGCTACGTGGCCAACGTCAAGGCGCTGATGGGCCAGAAGCCCTGGACCGCCCCGACCGGCTGA
- a CDS encoding HIT family protein — translation MDCYTCAQEAALEDLPPRERIGLDVHWRVAHATGTALPGWLVLVPRRHVTSIAELTDAEAAGLGGWQVRLSRALAGVTGCAKTYVAQFAEAEGYAHVHFHVVPRDPDLAEGLRGPRVFGLLGAAGGEAVDPRRMDAIADALRERLA, via the coding sequence ATGGACTGTTACACCTGCGCGCAGGAGGCGGCTCTGGAGGACCTGCCGCCGCGCGAACGGATCGGGCTGGACGTGCACTGGCGGGTGGCCCACGCGACCGGTACGGCGCTGCCGGGCTGGCTGGTGCTGGTGCCGCGGCGGCACGTGACCTCGATCGCGGAGCTCACCGACGCCGAGGCGGCGGGACTGGGCGGCTGGCAGGTACGGCTGTCGCGGGCCCTGGCCGGGGTGACCGGGTGCGCGAAGACGTACGTGGCGCAGTTCGCCGAGGCCGAGGGGTACGCGCACGTGCACTTCCACGTGGTGCCGCGGGATCCGGACCTGGCGGAGGGGCTGCGCGGGCCGCGGGTGTTCGGGCTGCTGGGCGCGGCGGGCGGCGAGGCCGTGGATCCGCGCCGGATGGACGCGATCGCGGACGCGCTGCGCGAGCGGCTCGCCTGA
- a CDS encoding GNAT family N-acetyltransferase translates to MINDDALRDKPTLIGERLRLVPLQARHADGLWQAVRDPETRRLTGTLREFTYDDIRDWCAGRGDQADRLDLAIEDAATGEFLGDLALNELDRNNESADVRIALLPGRPGKGLGVEALRLLLHYAFEEIRLHRVQLDVFAFNDRAVRAYEKAGFRHEGRSRQAHHWEGERHDVLWMAALNGEWR, encoded by the coding sequence GTGATCAACGACGACGCACTTCGCGACAAGCCCACCCTCATCGGCGAGCGCCTCCGCCTCGTCCCCCTCCAGGCCCGCCACGCGGACGGCCTCTGGCAGGCCGTCCGGGACCCGGAGACCCGCCGACTCACCGGCACCCTCCGGGAGTTCACCTACGACGACATCCGCGACTGGTGCGCCGGCCGCGGCGACCAGGCCGACCGGCTCGACCTCGCCATCGAGGACGCGGCCACCGGCGAGTTCCTCGGCGACCTCGCACTCAACGAACTCGACCGGAACAACGAGAGCGCCGACGTCCGCATCGCCCTCCTCCCCGGCCGGCCGGGGAAGGGCCTCGGGGTCGAGGCCCTCCGCCTGCTGCTGCACTACGCCTTCGAGGAGATCCGGCTCCACCGCGTGCAGTTGGACGTCTTCGCGTTCAACGACCGGGCCGTCCGCGCCTACGAGAAGGCCGGCTTCCGGCACGAGGGACGCAGCCGCCAGGCCCACCACTGGGAGGGCGAACGGCACGACGTCCTGTGGATGGCCGCCCTCAACGGCGAGTGGCGGTAG
- a CDS encoding S8 family serine peptidase produces the protein MAVLATGALLWGLSAAPASADNVRDGQWALKNYGADTRVWPVSQGEGVTVAVVDSGVLADHQDLTGQIIPGTDIAGQGDGRTDPVGHGTQMAGIIAGHGHGDGNASGVMGLAPKAKILPVRISTSPEGKPLDGSEEVPKGIRYAVDHGARVINVSIGGGISGPQAREAISYAVSKDVVIVASTGNDGVPLVEFPAAIPGVVAVGAIDKTGAVWDKSNRGPETTVVAPGVDVYVATAKSTSSYGTAQGTSASTAYVSAIAALVRSKYPNLSAGQVINRITTSAVAPPDKSVVPNDKYGFGIASPEKALQANPAVDNGPKENPLLSRVDRKASENPATPAPSKSGAGAPPSQAASGGAGDGSSAADEGGSKGSGMLIAVGGGVVGLVVVVLVVVFLVRRSKRGGDGDGPGGGAGGAPGYGYAPQAQPGGYGAPQPPQGFPPAPGQQYPPQQPPGAPGSNNPYQR, from the coding sequence ATGGCCGTGCTCGCTACGGGAGCCCTGCTGTGGGGCCTCAGCGCGGCGCCCGCCAGCGCGGACAACGTGCGCGACGGCCAGTGGGCGCTGAAGAACTATGGAGCTGACACTCGGGTCTGGCCTGTCAGCCAGGGCGAGGGCGTAACTGTGGCTGTGGTCGACAGCGGCGTGCTCGCGGATCACCAGGACCTGACCGGTCAGATCATTCCCGGAACGGACATTGCCGGACAGGGAGACGGCCGAACAGATCCTGTGGGCCATGGCACCCAGATGGCGGGCATTATCGCCGGGCACGGGCACGGAGACGGCAATGCAAGCGGTGTGATGGGGCTGGCCCCCAAAGCGAAGATCCTCCCGGTCAGGATTTCCACGTCCCCTGAGGGAAAGCCTCTCGATGGCTCTGAGGAAGTCCCGAAGGGGATCCGCTACGCCGTTGATCATGGCGCCAGAGTCATCAACGTTTCCATCGGTGGAGGCATCAGCGGGCCGCAGGCGCGGGAGGCCATTTCCTATGCGGTGAGCAAGGATGTGGTAATCGTCGCATCCACTGGCAATGACGGGGTGCCCTTGGTGGAATTCCCGGCAGCCATTCCCGGAGTTGTTGCCGTCGGGGCAATCGACAAGACCGGAGCTGTCTGGGACAAATCGAACCGGGGGCCTGAGACCACCGTGGTCGCACCGGGTGTTGATGTCTACGTTGCGACGGCCAAGTCGACCAGCAGTTACGGCACGGCGCAGGGGACATCCGCGTCGACTGCGTACGTCTCCGCGATCGCCGCCCTCGTTCGGTCGAAGTATCCGAACCTTTCGGCAGGCCAGGTGATCAACCGGATCACCACGTCGGCAGTGGCGCCGCCGGACAAGTCGGTTGTACCGAATGACAAGTACGGGTTCGGTATCGCTTCTCCGGAGAAGGCTCTGCAGGCGAACCCGGCCGTGGACAACGGGCCGAAGGAGAACCCGCTTCTCTCGCGCGTGGACCGGAAGGCTAGCGAAAACCCCGCCACCCCCGCCCCGTCGAAGTCGGGGGCCGGGGCGCCGCCGTCGCAGGCGGCGAGTGGTGGGGCCGGGGACGGCAGTTCGGCTGCGGATGAGGGTGGCAGCAAGGGCAGTGGCATGCTGATCGCCGTCGGCGGTGGTGTGGTCGGCCTGGTGGTCGTGGTGCTGGTGGTGGTGTTCCTGGTGCGGCGGTCGAAGCGTGGCGGGGACGGGGACGGTCCGGGTGGCGGGGCCGGTGGTGCGCCGGGGTACGGGTACGCTCCGCAGGCCCAGCCGGGCGGCTACGGTGCGCCGCAGCCGCCGCAGGGCTTCCCGCCGGCGCCCGGGCAGCAGTACCCGCCGCAGCAGCCGCCGGGGGCGCCGGGCAGCAACAACCCGTACCAGCGCTGA
- a CDS encoding WXG100 family type VII secretion target: MSDTNFSNFSHGELIKMVQSMDSGSVMAASDPWRRAYETLKQIRTALNTASADATTEWDGSTSDAFHSKMTALASTVNNTAAYALDAANAMQHMSEAIDAAKRSMPEEPGFWDKVGDDVSDFGQGLVGDDSKEAKTEIEDEKKAEAVAVMQTLASKYQSTTNFLKPPTGFRDDVYDLPAPDSGGPAALSAMLMGGGMGLAGASRSTGGGGTATASRTSSPSTPTTPKSPEATLPRPTDSGIKGGTANPAPAPKAPSIGTGIDGVSGGTLPANKGGIGTGNTSGGPGSNHAGGGGIAGGVGGGGIGTGGSGGTGGGLKGGTAGGSGIGGRSGAGGAGGTAGGRNSGAFGAGGMDGAGGNGNGNHSGGGGAKGGGAGGGAAGGSKSGLVRKGGGVVGEAGRGGAGGRAFTEGGSGIGRGRGQAGQGGSGQGHGMPGGSQAGKKDKKDGKERPDYLVEDEETWASGQAVNPNVVE, encoded by the coding sequence ATGAGCGACACGAACTTCAGCAACTTCAGCCATGGCGAACTGATCAAGATGGTTCAGTCGATGGACTCCGGCAGCGTCATGGCTGCGAGCGACCCTTGGCGCAGGGCGTATGAGACGCTCAAGCAGATTCGCACTGCCCTCAATACGGCTTCGGCGGACGCCACAACCGAGTGGGACGGATCCACCAGCGATGCCTTCCATTCGAAGATGACGGCCCTGGCGAGCACCGTCAACAACACTGCGGCCTATGCCCTCGACGCGGCCAACGCCATGCAGCACATGTCTGAGGCGATTGACGCCGCGAAGCGCTCTATGCCCGAGGAGCCTGGGTTCTGGGACAAGGTCGGAGACGACGTCAGCGACTTCGGCCAGGGCTTGGTGGGGGATGACTCCAAGGAAGCCAAGACCGAGATCGAGGACGAGAAGAAGGCGGAAGCCGTCGCCGTCATGCAGACGCTGGCGAGCAAGTACCAGTCCACCACCAACTTCTTGAAGCCGCCAACTGGCTTCCGCGACGACGTTTACGACCTCCCTGCGCCTGATTCGGGTGGCCCTGCGGCCCTGAGCGCCATGCTCATGGGTGGCGGCATGGGCCTGGCTGGCGCCTCGCGCTCGACCGGGGGCGGCGGCACGGCCACCGCTTCGCGGACTTCGAGCCCGTCGACTCCCACCACGCCCAAGTCGCCTGAGGCAACCTTGCCTAGGCCGACCGACTCGGGGATCAAGGGCGGCACGGCCAACCCGGCTCCGGCGCCCAAGGCGCCCAGCATCGGCACCGGCATCGACGGCGTCAGCGGCGGCACTCTGCCCGCGAACAAGGGCGGGATCGGCACCGGTAACACCTCCGGCGGGCCCGGCTCGAACCACGCCGGCGGCGGTGGCATCGCCGGTGGCGTTGGTGGCGGCGGAATCGGTACCGGTGGGTCCGGCGGTACTGGTGGCGGCCTGAAGGGCGGCACGGCCGGCGGCAGCGGGATCGGCGGCCGGAGCGGGGCGGGCGGTGCCGGTGGCACCGCAGGCGGCCGCAACAGCGGCGCCTTCGGTGCCGGTGGCATGGACGGCGCTGGCGGCAACGGCAACGGCAACCACAGTGGTGGCGGCGGCGCCAAGGGCGGCGGCGCCGGCGGTGGTGCCGCGGGCGGCTCCAAGTCCGGTCTGGTCCGCAAGGGCGGCGGTGTGGTCGGCGAGGCCGGCCGCGGCGGTGCCGGCGGTCGTGCCTTCACCGAGGGCGGCTCCGGGATCGGTCGTGGCCGCGGTCAGGCCGGCCAGGGTGGTTCCGGGCAGGGCCACGGGATGCCCGGGGGCTCGCAGGCCGGCAAGAAGGACAAGAAGGACGGCAAGGAGCGTCCGGACTACCTCGTCGAGGACGAGGAGACCTGGGCGAGCGGTCAGGCGGTCAACCCCAACGTGGTGGAATGA
- a CDS encoding endonuclease V, with protein sequence MTAPVTVPAVVPADWPTTEAEALAEQRRLRPLVAARGPAPEPVAGTLVAGVDVAYDDERDVVAAAAVLLDYATLEVVEEATAVGRVAFPYLPGLLAFRELPAVTAALDALTRSPDLVVCDGYGLAHPRRLGLASHLGVTTGLRTIGVAKNPFTFAYALPGGRRGDWTPLLDGGEEIGRAVRTREGVKPVFVSVGHGIGLTEAVTVTLALTPAFRIPETTRRADSLCRRALAEAVAPGGTGR encoded by the coding sequence GTGACCGCACCCGTGACCGTCCCGGCCGTCGTGCCGGCCGACTGGCCGACCACCGAGGCCGAGGCGCTCGCCGAACAGCGGCGCCTGCGCCCCCTGGTCGCCGCCCGCGGCCCGGCGCCCGAGCCCGTCGCGGGCACCCTGGTGGCCGGCGTCGACGTCGCGTACGACGACGAGCGCGACGTGGTCGCGGCGGCGGCCGTCCTGCTCGACTACGCCACGCTGGAGGTCGTCGAGGAGGCCACCGCCGTCGGCCGGGTCGCCTTCCCGTACCTGCCCGGACTGCTGGCCTTCCGCGAACTTCCCGCCGTCACCGCCGCCCTGGACGCCCTCACCCGCAGCCCCGACCTGGTCGTCTGCGACGGGTACGGCCTCGCCCACCCGCGCCGCCTCGGCCTCGCCAGCCACCTCGGCGTGACCACCGGCCTGCGGACGATCGGCGTCGCCAAGAACCCCTTCACCTTCGCGTACGCGCTGCCCGGCGGGCGCCGCGGCGACTGGACCCCGCTGCTCGACGGCGGCGAGGAGATCGGCCGCGCCGTCCGCACCCGCGAGGGCGTCAAGCCCGTCTTCGTCTCCGTCGGCCACGGCATCGGACTCACCGAGGCCGTCACCGTCACCCTCGCCCTCACCCCCGCCTTCCGCATCCCCGAGACCACCCGCCGCGCAGACTCCCTCTGCCGCCGCGCCCTCGCCGAGGCCGTCGCCCCGGGCGGGACCGGAAGGTGA
- a CDS encoding RDD family protein: MSTNEPSSPEPEGGGTPPSFDKQPPPGGGSPYDTPPGYGSSYGAPPGGTGGSPYGAPPPSGGHGSPYGTPEGGPVPGMPPLGKWLNRIVAKVLDFVMIQAIAIVVLLPFARFDNQDGWVGSTWLGYILFLIYEGLMLSRDGQTLGKRLMKVRVAMLVDGSPPNPSAAWTRSATFVVPALICCGALWWPIDGLFGVFDKPYQQCIHDKAAKTVVVTTV; the protein is encoded by the coding sequence ATGAGCACCAACGAGCCCTCCAGCCCCGAGCCGGAAGGGGGCGGCACCCCGCCGTCCTTCGACAAGCAGCCCCCGCCGGGCGGCGGCAGCCCGTACGACACCCCGCCCGGTTACGGCAGCTCCTATGGCGCTCCGCCCGGCGGTACGGGCGGCTCCCCGTACGGTGCCCCGCCGCCCTCGGGCGGCCACGGCAGCCCGTACGGCACCCCCGAGGGCGGGCCGGTCCCCGGGATGCCGCCGCTGGGCAAGTGGCTCAACCGGATCGTCGCCAAGGTGCTCGACTTCGTGATGATCCAGGCGATCGCGATCGTGGTCCTGCTGCCGTTCGCCCGGTTCGACAACCAGGACGGGTGGGTGGGCTCCACCTGGCTCGGCTACATCCTGTTCCTGATCTACGAGGGCCTGATGCTCAGCCGGGACGGCCAGACCCTCGGCAAGCGGCTGATGAAGGTCAGGGTCGCCATGCTGGTGGACGGCAGCCCGCCCAACCCGTCCGCCGCCTGGACCCGGTCCGCCACCTTCGTCGTCCCCGCGCTGATCTGCTGCGGTGCGCTCTGGTGGCCGATCGACGGGCTGTTCGGCGTCTTCGACAAGCCGTACCAGCAGTGCATCCACGACAAGGCGGCCAAGACGGTGGTGGTGACGACCGTCTGA
- a CDS encoding RDD family protein, with product MTDRPFAGGEPASHSATAGTVGDHPTPGYYPDPSIPGFVRYWGGTGWVPGTSRPTPEPGEVLEPPRFVHRPAAPRAGARRPVPASSGEPGGGAGGEGGVPSGSGDGAAGGGGSSGDTGLVYFDQTMAGTAFTMAPQAEVELRPRGDLESFREVAEAAAPLAAPRAEPPGLEPARGPVVGGAALTGTSYEPQPGTTPLLRPGAFPELPQGLPPEARPVPQGGQSPVGPAGESVVEPSVGAGGEPVVGTGGEPVGAVWSEEPPPYPWERADAAAGFGALPAVDPAVGPADVRQADFAFAATESVISAPPEEFAGHRADAGTPATQPSAEVPEPVGYAAEAGEPAVGATSGTAWQADPSAQRGLLETGGAPRWVSWGVLPTGAQLADQAVPVEPERPPVAAEAFVPAAAPAAPSGPTRVEQVPAPGTAGDPGRSAAAAPAVPSAGAAAGAAGVEAVPRARRAAEVRGSAGRTAESGRPAAPQAAPQSVTGPAAAGPRARGGARTMSGRRRPTPALPTAGLGRRLLARLVDTAVLAVVAAAAAVPLATSALGHLQQKVAAAEAVSRVRGHRIQVWLVDPLVLGKAGALLAVLVLFGFLYEVRPTARSGQTFGKRLARIKVVDTRRPEPPSGARSFVRWLVRQLGVLVPVGLLWPLFDRRNRRGWQDRAARTRVVRI from the coding sequence ATGACGGACCGGCCCTTCGCGGGCGGCGAGCCGGCCTCGCACTCGGCGACCGCCGGCACCGTCGGCGACCACCCCACACCGGGCTACTACCCGGACCCGTCCATCCCCGGTTTCGTCCGCTACTGGGGCGGCACCGGCTGGGTGCCCGGCACCAGCCGGCCCACCCCGGAGCCGGGTGAGGTGCTGGAGCCGCCCCGGTTCGTCCACCGTCCCGCCGCGCCGCGGGCGGGCGCCCGACGGCCGGTGCCCGCGTCGTCCGGCGAGCCGGGGGGAGGGGCGGGCGGGGAGGGCGGCGTCCCGTCCGGGAGCGGTGACGGCGCTGCGGGTGGTGGTGGGTCCTCGGGGGACACCGGGCTGGTGTACTTCGACCAGACGATGGCCGGGACGGCCTTCACCATGGCCCCGCAGGCCGAGGTCGAACTCCGGCCGCGCGGCGACCTGGAGAGCTTTCGCGAGGTGGCGGAGGCGGCGGCCCCCCTGGCGGCACCCCGGGCGGAGCCGCCCGGGCTGGAACCGGCGCGCGGTCCGGTGGTGGGCGGGGCGGCACTCACCGGGACGTCCTACGAGCCGCAGCCCGGGACCACACCGCTGCTACGGCCGGGGGCGTTCCCCGAGCTGCCGCAGGGCCTGCCGCCCGAGGCCCGGCCGGTGCCACAGGGCGGGCAGAGCCCGGTCGGACCGGCCGGCGAGTCGGTCGTCGAGCCGTCCGTTGGGGCAGGTGGCGAGCCGGTCGTAGGGACGGGCGGGGAGCCGGTGGGCGCGGTGTGGTCCGAGGAGCCGCCGCCCTATCCGTGGGAGCGGGCGGACGCGGCGGCGGGGTTCGGGGCACTGCCGGCCGTGGACCCGGCCGTGGGCCCGGCCGACGTCCGGCAGGCCGACTTCGCCTTCGCCGCGACCGAGTCGGTGATCTCCGCGCCGCCGGAGGAGTTCGCGGGCCATCGCGCCGACGCCGGGACGCCGGCGACGCAGCCGTCCGCCGAGGTTCCCGAGCCCGTCGGGTACGCGGCGGAGGCCGGCGAGCCCGCCGTCGGTGCCACCTCCGGGACGGCCTGGCAGGCCGATCCCAGCGCCCAGCGCGGCCTGCTGGAGACGGGCGGCGCCCCACGCTGGGTCTCCTGGGGCGTCCTGCCCACCGGCGCCCAGCTCGCGGACCAGGCCGTCCCGGTCGAGCCGGAGCGTCCGCCCGTCGCCGCCGAGGCGTTCGTACCGGCGGCCGCGCCCGCGGCCCCCAGCGGTCCGACCCGGGTGGAGCAGGTGCCGGCTCCCGGGACGGCGGGGGATCCGGGTCGGAGTGCGGCGGCTGCCCCGGCGGTTCCCTCGGCCGGTGCCGCGGCGGGTGCCGCCGGCGTCGAGGCGGTGCCGCGGGCCCGCCGGGCGGCCGAGGTGCGCGGGTCCGCCGGGAGAACCGCGGAGTCCGGCAGGCCGGCGGCCCCGCAGGCGGCCCCGCAGTCGGTCACGGGTCCGGCGGCAGCGGGTCCCAGGGCGCGCGGCGGTGCCCGCACCATGTCCGGACGGCGTCGACCGACGCCCGCGCTGCCCACCGCCGGGCTGGGCCGCCGGCTGCTGGCACGGCTGGTGGACACCGCCGTCCTGGCCGTGGTCGCCGCCGCGGCCGCCGTCCCGCTGGCCACCTCAGCGCTCGGCCACCTGCAGCAGAAGGTCGCCGCCGCCGAGGCGGTGTCCCGGGTGAGGGGCCACCGGATCCAGGTCTGGCTGGTCGACCCGCTGGTGCTGGGCAAGGCGGGTGCGCTGCTCGCCGTGCTGGTGCTGTTCGGCTTCCTGTACGAGGTCCGGCCGACCGCGCGGAGCGGTCAGACCTTCGGCAAGCGCCTGGCGCGGATCAAGGTGGTGGACACCCGCCGTCCGGAGCCGCCCTCGGGCGCCCGTTCTTTCGTCCGATGGCTCGTCAGACAACTCGGGGTGCTGGTGCCGGTGGGCCTGCTGTGGCCGCTGTTCGACCGGCGCAACCGCCGGGGCTGGCAGGACCGTGCGGCGCGTACCCGGGTGGTGCGGATCTGA
- a CDS encoding SsgA family sporulation/cell division regulator: MARSTSVVEQELELSLVLAPERSVPVPARLSYGSHDPFAVHITFHLDTGSPVTWVFARELLVEGTFRPCGQGDVRIWPTTAGRRSVLCLALSSPAGEALLEAPLPEVAAWLDRAHRLVPPGAELAALDLEGSLAELLA, encoded by the coding sequence ATGGCGCGGTCGACGAGCGTGGTGGAGCAGGAGCTGGAGCTGAGCCTGGTACTGGCCCCGGAGCGGAGCGTGCCGGTGCCGGCGCGGCTGTCGTACGGGAGTCACGACCCGTTCGCCGTGCACATCACCTTCCACCTGGACACCGGCTCGCCGGTCACCTGGGTGTTCGCCCGCGAGCTGCTGGTGGAGGGAACGTTCCGCCCGTGCGGGCAGGGGGACGTGCGGATCTGGCCGACCACGGCGGGGCGGCGCAGCGTGCTGTGTCTGGCGCTGAGCTCGCCGGCGGGCGAGGCGCTGCTGGAGGCGCCGCTGCCGGAGGTGGCGGCCTGGCTGGACCGGGCGCACCGCCTGGTGCCGCCGGGCGCGGAGCTGGCGGCACTGGACCTGGAGGGGTCGCTCGCCGAGCTCCTCGCATGA
- a CDS encoding glycosyltransferase 87 family protein yields the protein MTTVQEDRRAPERRTEQPPAPNRVLGALAAPVRALRDAPRRPLTAAALIALLSLLTYATVRHFVGTSMVDMIVYRAEGAAVARGEDLYAIRVTEWNLPATYPPFAAMLFVPTTWFGIGVLRVAITAGNVALLALLAHLSFKLVGWPRRDLRPVGVVLVAGLGVWLEPVFTTLRYGQINLVLACLILWDLTRPDGRRSKGIAIGIAAGIKLTPGLFAVYLLITGRIRAAFVAGLTFLGTFLLGAAVLPDATYGFWTKYLYDSTRVGKTVIVDNQSVRGAVARLLHTENPGTLATLAGALVAVAGLTVAAWAYRSAPWLRRSEAWGVCCAAVTAVLISPISWTHHWIWCVPVLVLLASEAAHEHSRPEGVRRLRWRPIFAATLLAFLSFGMWIVPHKGDLDLTLPALSQFPASVYPITGVCFLAVAALRVRARRRAAGAPLGRFPRQRGGQGGAGAREAQQAPAAR from the coding sequence GTGACAACGGTGCAAGAGGACCGCAGGGCGCCCGAGCGGCGGACCGAGCAGCCCCCTGCCCCGAACCGGGTGCTGGGCGCCCTCGCGGCGCCCGTCCGGGCGCTCCGCGACGCCCCCCGCCGCCCGCTGACCGCCGCCGCGCTGATCGCCCTGCTGTCGCTGCTCACCTACGCCACCGTCCGGCACTTCGTCGGCACCTCGATGGTCGACATGATCGTCTACCGGGCGGAGGGCGCCGCCGTCGCCCGCGGCGAGGACCTCTACGCGATCCGGGTCACCGAGTGGAACCTCCCGGCGACGTACCCGCCGTTCGCCGCGATGCTCTTCGTCCCCACCACCTGGTTCGGCATCGGCGTCCTGCGGGTCGCCATCACCGCCGGCAACGTCGCGCTCCTCGCCCTGCTCGCCCACCTCTCCTTCAAGCTGGTCGGCTGGCCCCGCCGCGACCTGCGCCCGGTGGGCGTGGTCCTCGTCGCCGGCCTCGGCGTCTGGCTGGAGCCCGTCTTCACCACCCTGCGGTACGGCCAGATCAACCTCGTCCTGGCCTGCCTCATCCTCTGGGACCTCACCCGCCCCGACGGACGCCGCAGCAAGGGCATCGCCATCGGCATCGCCGCCGGCATCAAGCTCACCCCCGGCCTGTTCGCCGTCTACCTGCTGATCACCGGCCGGATCCGGGCCGCCTTCGTCGCCGGACTCACCTTCCTCGGCACCTTCCTCCTCGGCGCCGCCGTCCTCCCCGACGCCACCTACGGCTTCTGGACGAAGTACCTCTACGACTCCACCCGGGTCGGCAAGACCGTCATCGTCGACAACCAGTCCGTCCGCGGCGCCGTCGCCCGCCTCCTGCACACCGAGAACCCCGGCACCCTCGCCACCCTGGCCGGCGCCCTGGTCGCCGTCGCCGGACTGACCGTCGCCGCCTGGGCGTACCGCAGCGCCCCCTGGCTGCGCCGCTCGGAGGCCTGGGGGGTCTGCTGCGCGGCCGTCACCGCCGTGCTGATCTCCCCGATCAGCTGGACCCACCACTGGATCTGGTGCGTGCCCGTCCTCGTGCTGCTCGCCTCGGAGGCCGCCCACGAGCACTCCCGGCCCGAGGGCGTCCGGCGGCTGCGCTGGCGGCCGATCTTCGCGGCGACGCTGCTGGCGTTCCTCTCCTTCGGCATGTGGATCGTCCCGCACAAGGGCGACCTCGACCTGACCCTGCCGGCGCTCAGCCAGTTCCCGGCCTCGGTGTACCCGATCACCGGCGTCTGCTTCCTGGCCGTCGCCGCGCTCCGGGTCCGCGCCCGCCGCAGGGCCGCCGGAGCACCGCTGGGCCGCTTCCCGCGGCAGCGCGGCGGGCAGGGCGGCGCCGGCGCCCGCGAGGCTCAGCAGGCCCCCGCGGCCCGCTGA